The genomic stretch TGCATATCAGACAGTGATCCTATGGCTAGGGTGGGCCCAGAGCTAATACACAAATGGTGTGCTAGAGCAACCAAACCCCAATATAGACACACTGATCACATGAAAAGGAAGCAAAGCACAAGCACTACTACTACTTAATGGCTTATGGAAAAGCTGCAACTGTTCTACTCACCATATCTGTATTTGGTGTCTCTGAGCAGAGGGGAATTACATGTGGTAAATCAATGATTACTGAGCACAGCAGataaatatatctaaaatacTATAATAGCTAACTCTAGCTGATGAGAGTGTAGTGGGTTAATAAGCCTTCTTAATACGCTTCACTTAAGGAAGACTTACAATGGATTGTTCTTAGTATTGTAATTTTGTTTCAGAAGTTTCAatacttctgtgtgtgtatataaatgtgtgtgtgtgcatggtcaCTAGTGATGGACTGGCTGCCCAATTAGAGTATATTTCCACCTAATGTTTCCATGATGGTTTCTGCATCCACCACAGCCCTGACCAAGACAAAGCAGCAACTTAAGTTTAATGACTGAATGAAAAAgtgttaataaaatgtaaaaagtcaTTACAATCCAGTTTGTAAAATTCAGTTGTCattcacttatttaaaaaaaatcccacacatgcacataatCTATTACTGGCATTGTTACACAGCACAACTAGAGCAGCTCTAGGTGTTGCCCTCTTAAGAGCCAAACACCCTTTTCTAGAAAAATTGCATCTGGCTTTTGTCTTTCCCATTCCCAACCATCTCCAGCCTAAACAACTCCTAATCGCTTATTCATCTTTTTCATTAGACCCTGTTTCACTAGAGTGTGACTGGAtgccagactttttttttctagaatcCTATTGTAATATAGGGCTGATTGCTAAGGAACAATTATCCTTGTGTTTATATTCTGTCACTGCTCCTTTTCTCAGAAGAGTGCCTGTGACATTCGAGCTTACATGTCGCCAACTTGCAATCAAGTCTGTCACTAGAGATGTCTGGCTCTAAAACATGCTCTCTTGTTTGCCTCAAAATGAAGGGACCCACCCAGATAGTGTTGCATGTTTACAACAACAGATTGAATCAGTTCAGTGTTGTCTATGTCTACCACAACTATACACTTCATAGCAAGAATTTCTGGAGCTACCTTAAGAATCTAAGTTTTCAAAAGGCCAAAttgaatgtttgtttttctggacACAGTCAAGGCTCTGCATTGGATTGTAATGCGCGTGTAATCTTTAGAAGCTTGTATATTTGAGCTACCACAAATGCGAATGTCTGATGCTAATTATAACACTGACTGAGGGTAACACATCTACTACTCTACAGCATTCTTGTAAATCTTCTAAAGCAGTAAGTAATGTTTATAAGCATGTATGGAAAAACTCAGGTGTTAAAGCTAGCACATGTAACAGACATTTGCAAGAAGATTTAGCTTTATAAACAGAAAGATTCCAAACTCTACGGGAAAAGATCAGATTTTGGAAAATCACAAACCACGACTGTTTCACAAAGATCATTTACAGTCATGCTATTGATTATTACCCAAAACCAGCACAGAAGGCCATCATTCATCTTTGTGGCTGGGAGTGATGTCTTGCAGACTGAGTTCCACTCAGTCGCCAGCATCCACAGAACCAAATATGGACGGCATGAATAGTTTCAACGTTCAGCACTAAAGAAAtgtttgtttgagagagtgGTTGTCATGATCAGCATCACATAATCAGCAGCACAAAGAAATTGACAGGACTTAGGAAATATTTTTTGCTATTTTGGAACCCACTTGTTTTATTTCGTTGGATCTTTTGAAGTGAACGAGTAGCTGTGGAAACTTAATCTAACTTAATCTCTAATGGTTTAAGGACTTATTTTGAGTAGAATGGCACATAAGGGACAATAGGGACCAAGGTTTTAGGTATACAATGACTTAGAATATCACAAGGCCTGAACTTTCAAAGCAAGTTCCCCCTCTACTGGTCATCCACAGAATTAGGAAAGGGAACTAAGGTACAACAAAACAGAAGCATAGAAGAGAGaacagaagaaataaaagatgAATAGCAAGCAAAGAATTCAGTGCGTTAAATCACAATTATCTATTATTTCTTCTATGTCATATGTCATACTCATCCTCTCTTAAGCTAATAACATTCTTTACCAGGGGGAGAAAGCAGTAGAACTGAGTTCAGTCCTCACTGTTAGATTGTTCTGTATAGCTAGAACGGTATAATTTGCTCAAATAGATATATCTGCTGGTGTAGTAAATATGCAGTATACAACATGCACCAGACTATGTACACACAAGAATATAGCTAAAGGAAGACAATGTTTGAGCAAACCAGTGGtcattttatagttttttttaattaattatttacacaTTGTATTGCTTcatacaaatattatttttaaattcatttcatgAGTTTAGTAAAATAACTATAGATAACAATGTTTGGAATTGTCAACAGGACAGAATGTATGGtgggaaataaataataaaataaaaacattgcaTTATGTGTTATCCATTTATTGGTGTTATCCATttgcattaaacacacacacaaacacacatacacacacacagtctttactGTAGATTAACTGTAGATTACCAACATTTTTGCAAATAATATATTGTATGTACATctacattttaatacatttacatgtatAGTTGATATTCATGTGTAAGGCTGCtacaaacaataacaaatgtCACAAAAAGTTTACTTTTTCGGCTTGTGTCAGTGAGTCAATATGCAAAGTCATTGCTATGCTCAGCctgttctctggttttctttgGTTCCTCAACTTGACATGCAGTGATTAGTTCTTGTGTGCCCAcatcctcttctctctttcGTAACTGGCTGTTGGAGGATTCTGTTTCAGTGACGGTTGATTGGTACTTCACAATGAACTCTGTACTGGTGAGCGCCTGACCACGTTTGGGATAGTTTGACCTCACTGTTAGACGCTCCATCTTGTCTACACATGGATGAGGGGAAAAAGCATATTTTACTTAACATTAACAGTTAAATCATGTGTTGAGTCTGGGAGAGTTCAAATAGCGAACAAATAGGATCTCAGTGATAAGTTAATACACTGGGCCACCTGTCCTGGACAATTTTCTTGTTTATTATCCCTTTTGTTTTCCTCTCTACTCAAAATTTCCAATTTAATACTTTACAATCTGTGGGCTTCCTGAGTACAGCAGATTCTAACAACAAATACAATATTTGTCTAAGTGAAACAGAAATTCAAATATCTGCCTTACAGTTCTCTGTGTGAATTTGTTACCTGCTGGTGTGATCGGCTTCATAAGGCAGTTGAGCTGGACATTCCATTGTCTCATATGTGCTTTAGAAAGATTCTCAGGAACGTTCTACATAATGAGAGAAATTAAGAAATTACACTTGTTCTTGCCTGAAAGAGGCAGAGTCTACTTATTTCCCATCCCTTCTCTTTACTCAGCATTGTTTAAATACCTCCACATTGTGGTGATGTGTCTCCACTGTTTCTGCAAGGGCCTGGGATGTACACGTTATTAACTGGGGGCTTGAAGATGGAGGAATCACAGGGGATGCAGGAGAGAGTAGGTTATCCTCATCTTTTTGGGGCTCAGGTGTTTTCTCCTGGGTTGTTATTGCATAATCAGGAGTTTCCAAGTGCCTCTGACTGTCCATCAATTCAATCagcttcttcctttcttcttccaATAGCCTgggagacacacaaacacatgtataTGCACTAGGAATGTAAAAGAGTATAGAATAAATCAGTCAGAATGAGTAGATAATGTGCTCTAAACTAATATAAATATGGATACagatagctttttttttttttagaaagctaACTAAAAATCTTTAAAGTGATACTAGGTGTAAACATGCAAAATGTATTTCACCCCTCAGGATACAACAAATAAGTTGTGCAACCATGAGTTTtttacttttatgaaaagcttgAAAGCAACAGTTTTAAGTTTGcaagcagggttgccaggtttcagcaaAATTCCCACCCCAAATATAACTCAAATCCCCCACAAAGTTTAAAACTAGCCCAGTGGGTTCAGGCATTGCACAAGTGAGACACAGTTACCTTCTTTTTCTTAGCCTTTCTGTGTGAACCAAATGGTGCACACACAGGTCAAATCATGTCCTATCTTGAGAGCTGGTAGGTGGCATACCAAATTGAAAAAttgtttaatataattaaatgggATTTGTtagaaaagttttgtttttctgtaatgCTAGGCCTAGTTGATTTCTGTGgttgaatataaataaagacCTTAAGAATTCTTATGTAAGCTTGATCAAGATAAtacaaaaaacaatgaaatataaCAATGAATatatttggttaaaaaaaaaaattatatatagaaatatatactaGAATAAAATACAAGTTGGACAACTGCCACCTCTAACTATTGCCATTCTTGCTATGTTGCAAGATGCTGGTCATCATctgtggtatttgtggtgtatgTGCAACATTTCACAAAAAGCCTGAGGCTTTTTTTTAGATGTTAAGATGATGGGTGGTGATCATGAACAGGCCATGTTGGCCTGATTTCAACATCAGCTTGATGTGTTGGGAGAAAAGAAGTGCCTGTGACTGACCTCTCAAGCTCATGTCGGACTTTCTCATCCTCTAAGCGGGCCTGAATCTGTGTGTTGAGAGCCTCCTCCAGTTTCTGTTGTGTGAGTTCTAGCTCTTGGATCCTCTTCTTTTGCTGCTGTACCTCCCTTTCCATTTTAGTCAATGCAGCCACCATGTTCTCTCTGTCCTGGGCAGCAACCAGCACACCATCAGCCAGAACATTTAGAAATGCATTCAAGTAAATAGACATTATTGCTATCAAAAATATATCATATTTCCTTCTCTGGTTGCAAGAGAAATTGTTTAAAACAACATGCTGTACTAAAACTGTGAAAAAACAGATCTGTGTCTTACCTCGTTTGCTTCTTTCAGCTGTCTCTCCAGCTCTTCTTGTCTCTCCTTCTGCTTCTCTTTCACCCATGCATCCTCCTTTTTCCGCTGCACCTCCATTTCCAGGTGTTGCTAAAACACACTAAATTAGTAACCTCAAAAGCTTGAGCAGTATCACTTATGTCTATTTATTCCCTCTCTTCTACCTGGATGATGTCTATAATTTCCATGTCTGGTTCCTTGTTCTCTATTTCTCCGTGTTGTGTTACAGAACTGGGCTCCTCATCTTCAGCACTATGTTCACTCTGGCTGCTCTGGTTCTCGCTTCTCTGACTGTTCTGGCTGTTCTCCCGTTGCTCTCGTCTACGCAGCTTTAGCTCCTGATGCATTGAGCTCTTCCCCTCTGTCTTCAAACGGATGGCTGTCTGAACAGCTAGTGcacatacacagaacacagagtgaggcAGACTGATCCAAACATTGGATtgtaaaaatattagaaaaattgTGTCTCACTTACACTATTGTGTGTTCTCTTAACCACAAATTcaatttttagaaaatatttaaacagatttAGCCAGAAAGGCTTAGGTGTAACCACTCACCTTGAATCCATTCCACTCTCTGTTTCTGATCTGAAGCACTAATCTCATATGTCCTGCCAGGAGTCTTCATACAGAATAAACAGCGTTTCCCTTCTTTATCGGGTATGGTCTGCCAGAAACATCAAACAATTATTAGCCCTACATAATGCTTAGCTGTCTAGATTTATCCCTGTgattttaacacatttaattttatacaaatCGACAGTAGAAATCTTTGTAGCCAGTCTGTGAGCTGTGAATCTTTACAAAAATGGTTCCTCACCAAGtggatttattcattaaaacacTTCTAAAAATTAGAAGTGAAATAATTTAGAAATACGAAAtgttcactgaaaaaaaaccccaaacatacAGATATTCTCCTGCTTGACCCAAATGTGCACAAAAGTGAAAATgaacaacatttttaaaaaatctgcatTATAATTACATTAACAAATGATAAGGAATTTCTAAAAAATTAACAGACACTGTTACTGCTAGAAATAACTGTGACATCAAAGTAAAATACTCCTAAAAATTTTCACAGATGAAAAtattagctttttaaaaaagatcTAGAGCTAGAGAAGTTTCACTTACTATATCTCATCTTCTACCATTATTG from Hemibagrus wyckioides isolate EC202008001 linkage group LG19, SWU_Hwy_1.0, whole genome shotgun sequence encodes the following:
- the def6c gene encoding differentially expressed in FDCP 6 homolog; this translates as MDLKSELLKSIWYAFTSLEAEGSGKVSKSQLKVLSHNLYTALNIPHDPVALEEHFKDNDNGPVSDNGYMPYLNKYILAKATEGTFNKETFDELCWMMTAKKNFKPSIQQGVCSQRDCFKLFCLFNLLSENRYPLVIIQPELEYLLKKISTAMSQEWDGKRLEDLLSQDPSLQDGMIVWMFLEHLSAGNLMRVDCKEAFSLALDDIFMEMYHNVLKKGYMLKKGHVRRNWHERWFVLKPGSLTYYISEDQKEKKGEVQLDGSCVVETIPDKEGKRCLFCMKTPGRTYEISASDQKQRVEWIQAVQTAIRLKTEGKSSMHQELKLRRREQRENSQNSQRSENQSSQSEHSAEDEEPSSVTQHGEIENKEPDMEIIDIIQQHLEMEVQRKKEDAWVKEKQKERQEELERQLKEANEDRENMVAALTKMEREVQQQKKRIQELELTQQKLEEALNTQIQARLEDEKVRHELERLLEEERKKLIELMDSQRHLETPDYAITTQEKTPEPQKDEDNLLSPASPVIPPSSSPQLITCTSQALAETVETHHHNVENVPENLSKAHMRQWNVQLNCLMKPITPADKMERLTVRSNYPKRGQALTSTEFIVKYQSTVTETESSNSQLRKREEDVGTQELITACQVEEPKKTREQAEHSNDFAY